The following are from one region of the Pseudomonas putida genome:
- a CDS encoding LPS-assembly protein LptD: protein MALKSPAFRRKFPLLVTGGLLALQPLATSYVVAAEQFDCQVSASGGWDCKPKTPVNNLPPRPVHEGAAVSTGTEAASEGETADRPMLVTEAKGRALKSRSEDYSHLDWVPREKLTAAQLAETGPYCGGAYIEPTRPGMADTTPKDESPTYINAKVSKYQQEQQIATLAGDVVMRQGSMQAEADEANLYQTENRGELKGNVKIRDNGSLVVGDEAQIQLDTGEAQVDNAEYVMHKSHIRGSALYAKRGENAIIRLKDGTYTTCEPGSNAWQLKGNNITLNPATGFGTATNVTLRVKDFPVFYTPYIYFPIDDRRQSGFLPPSFSSTSDTGFMLVTPYYFNLAPNYDATLYPRYMTKRGLLMEGEFRYLTPSSEGQFGGAYLNDKNDDRKDQTDYKEQRWMVNWQHKGGLDERLMAEVDYTDISDPFYFQDLESDQIGIETQDLLNQQGALTYRGDSYTARLNVHAYEMATISKITPYDRLPQITFNGKLPFEPGGLNLSYETEAVRFDRDLKDDLVFNEDGLPDTTAGVVRDPVTGAVLGGRRLDQNVSGIARANGNRFNIAPSISLPMEASYGFLTPKLKYAYTHYDLDLDSQGKAQAIAQSANPAYGSYNSSLNRDIPIFSVDSGLYFDRNTSLFGNNYKQTLEPRMYYLYVPYEDQKDIPLFDSGETLFSYDSLFRDNRFSGTDRIGDENKLSLGVTTRWIEENGFERQNFSIGQAYYFKDRKVQLPGINYRTRDDAKSDVSPYALVYNYFFNRDWRFNSDFNWDPDSRSTRSGSAMFHYQPEDNPNKVVNLGYRYRNDTISYDSTTGTWKVGGGDYGVPGSENYIKDYYKIQQHDFSVIWPIVPQWSVIARWQHDYNRNRTLEAMGGFEYDNCCWKLRLINRYWIDYDDFSQALPANEKGDHGIFLQIVLKGLGGVVGNKVESFLDQGIQGYREREDQAY, encoded by the coding sequence ATGGCATTGAAATCCCCCGCGTTTCGTAGAAAGTTTCCGTTGCTGGTAACCGGCGGTCTGCTGGCCCTGCAACCTCTGGCCACGTCTTACGTGGTGGCAGCCGAACAGTTCGACTGCCAAGTGTCCGCCTCCGGTGGTTGGGACTGCAAGCCCAAGACCCCAGTCAACAACCTGCCGCCGCGCCCGGTGCACGAGGGTGCTGCCGTCAGCACCGGCACCGAAGCCGCGAGCGAAGGCGAAACTGCCGACCGGCCGATGCTGGTCACCGAGGCCAAAGGCCGTGCCCTGAAGTCGCGCAGCGAAGACTACAGCCACCTGGACTGGGTTCCGCGTGAAAAGCTCACTGCCGCGCAGCTGGCCGAAACCGGCCCGTACTGCGGTGGCGCGTACATCGAGCCAACCCGCCCGGGTATGGCCGACACCACGCCGAAGGACGAGTCGCCGACCTACATCAACGCCAAGGTGTCCAAGTACCAGCAGGAGCAGCAGATCGCTACCCTCGCCGGTGACGTGGTGATGCGCCAGGGCAGCATGCAGGCCGAAGCCGACGAGGCCAACCTCTACCAGACCGAAAACCGTGGCGAGCTCAAGGGCAACGTCAAGATCCGTGACAACGGTTCGCTGGTGGTCGGTGACGAGGCACAGATCCAGCTCGACACGGGCGAAGCCCAGGTCGACAACGCCGAATACGTGATGCACAAGTCGCACATCCGCGGCAGTGCCCTGTACGCCAAGCGTGGCGAAAACGCCATCATCCGCCTCAAGGACGGTACGTACACCACCTGCGAACCGGGCAGCAACGCCTGGCAGCTGAAGGGCAACAACATCACCCTGAACCCGGCCACCGGTTTCGGTACCGCGACCAACGTTACGCTGCGGGTCAAGGATTTCCCGGTGTTCTACACACCGTACATCTACTTCCCGATCGACGACCGTCGCCAGTCCGGCTTCCTGCCGCCATCGTTCAGCAGCACCAGCGACACCGGCTTCATGCTGGTCACGCCGTACTACTTCAACCTGGCGCCGAACTACGATGCCACGTTGTACCCGCGCTACATGACCAAGCGCGGCCTGCTGATGGAAGGCGAGTTCCGTTACCTGACACCTTCCAGCGAAGGCCAGTTCGGTGGCGCGTACCTCAACGACAAGAACGACGACCGCAAAGACCAGACTGACTACAAAGAACAGCGCTGGATGGTCAACTGGCAGCACAAGGGCGGGCTGGACGAGCGCCTGATGGCAGAGGTGGACTACACCGACATCAGCGACCCGTTCTACTTCCAGGACCTGGAATCCGATCAGATCGGTATTGAAACCCAGGACCTGCTGAACCAGCAGGGTGCTCTGACCTATCGTGGTGACAGCTATACCGCACGGTTGAACGTGCATGCCTACGAGATGGCGACCATCTCGAAGATCACGCCGTATGATCGCCTGCCGCAGATTACCTTCAATGGCAAGCTGCCGTTTGAGCCGGGTGGGCTGAACCTCAGCTATGAAACTGAAGCCGTTCGCTTTGATCGTGACCTGAAAGACGATCTGGTCTTCAACGAAGACGGCCTGCCGGATACGACTGCAGGCGTCGTCAGGGATCCGGTCACTGGAGCAGTGCTAGGCGGCCGTCGACTGGATCAGAACGTTTCCGGCATCGCTCGCGCCAACGGCAACCGTTTCAACATCGCGCCGTCGATCAGCCTGCCGATGGAAGCCAGCTACGGTTTCCTGACCCCCAAGCTGAAGTACGCGTACACCCACTACGATCTGGACCTGGACAGCCAGGGCAAAGCCCAGGCAATCGCACAGTCGGCCAACCCGGCGTACGGCAGCTACAACAGTTCGCTGAACCGCGACATCCCGATCTTCAGCGTGGACAGCGGGCTCTACTTCGACCGCAATACCTCGTTGTTCGGCAACAATTACAAGCAGACCCTCGAACCGCGCATGTACTACCTGTACGTCCCGTACGAGGACCAGAAGGACATTCCGCTGTTCGACTCGGGTGAAACCCTGTTCAGCTACGACTCGCTATTCCGTGACAACCGCTTCAGCGGTACCGACCGTATCGGTGACGAGAACAAGCTGTCGCTGGGTGTGACCACCCGCTGGATCGAAGAAAACGGCTTCGAACGCCAGAACTTCAGCATCGGTCAGGCGTACTACTTCAAGGACCGCAAGGTCCAGTTGCCAGGCATCAACTACCGTACCCGTGACGATGCAAAGTCCGATGTATCGCCGTACGCGCTGGTGTACAACTACTTCTTCAACCGCGACTGGCGCTTCAATTCGGACTTCAACTGGGACCCGGACAGCCGCAGCACCCGCTCGGGCAGCGCGATGTTCCACTACCAGCCTGAAGACAACCCGAACAAGGTGGTCAACCTCGGTTATCGCTACCGTAACGACACCATCTCCTACGACTCCACGACCGGTACCTGGAAAGTGGGCGGTGGCGACTATGGCGTCCCAGGCAGCGAGAACTACATCAAGGACTACTACAAGATCCAGCAGCATGACTTCTCGGTCATCTGGCCGATCGTTCCGCAGTGGAGCGTCATCGCTCGCTGGCAGCATGACTACAACCGCAACCGAACCCTGGAAGCCATGGGCGGTTTCGAGTACGACAACTGCTGCTGGAAGCTGCGCCTGATCAACCGCTACTGGATCGACTACGACGACTTCAGCCAGGCCCTCCCGGCTAACGAAAAGGGCGACCACGGCATCTTCCTTCAGATCGTCCTGAAAGGCCTCGGTGGTGTAGTCGGCAACAAGGTCGAGTCTTTCCTCGACCAAGGCATTCAAGGTTACCGTGAACGTGAAGACCAAGCTTATTGA